The Andrena cerasifolii isolate SP2316 chromosome 14, iyAndCera1_principal, whole genome shotgun sequence genome contains a region encoding:
- the Lace gene encoding serine palmitoyltransferase long chain base subunit isoform X1 → MAARTATRRRLNNHEEKTSTGNGFHDGIVSNGHAGFQSNGRVQFPEKERKAESTEPRSKESFERVPFITAALTHLGFYILMILGFINHLFFTPKVAKEYNREGYAPLYEHFERFYLRYVYRRVRDCWNRPICSVPGATVTLKDRVTPDYGWTFRFTGTTTECVNLGSYNYLGFAEATGKCADESIETLKKFGCASCSTRLELGNMPYHDELEKLTARFLGVEDAIVFGMGFATNALNLPSLLSKGCLVLSDEKNHASLILGLRLSGATIKVFKHNNVKHLESCLKTAIVSGQPGCGEAWRKIVIVVEGVYSMEGSIVHLPDILQLKKKYKAYVYLDEAHSTGALGKHGRGICDYYKIDPREVDILMGTFTKSFGSAGGYIAGSKTLINHLRIHSHAHAYAAAMSAPIAQQIITSMKIISGENGTDEGRRRTEQLARNTRYFRRRLNQIGVIIHGNEDSPVVPMLVYLFSKIGVVVRTLTTCNIAVVGVGFPATPLMQARIRFCLSAAHTKEQLDYVLSHIESLADSSGLKYSRKVRDPAPIEYYTDEETE, encoded by the exons ATGGCGGCGCGGACTGCCACTAGGAGAAGGCTGAATAACCACGAGGAGAAAACAAGTACCGGAAACGGCTTTCACGATGGCATCGTATCTAATGGGCATGCCGGTTTTCAAAGCAATGGACGTGTACAG TTtccagagaaagagaggaaagcgGAGTCGACGGAGCCGAGGTCGAAGGAATCGTTCGAGAGGGTACCGTTCATCACAGCAGCACTGACTCACCTCGGTTTCTATATCCTCATGATTCTGGGCTTCATAAATCACTTGTTTTTCACGCCCAAAGTCGCGAAAGAGTACAACAGAGAG GGTTACGCGCCGCTCTACGAGCATTTCGAGAGGTTCTATCTTCGCTACGTGTACAGGAGAGTGAGGGATTGCTGGAACAGGCCGATATGCTCTGTTCCAGGTGCCACTGTCACGCTTAAGGATAGGGTAACGCCAGATTACGGATGGACGTTTCG GTTTACTGGAACGACCACGGAATGCGTGAATTTAGGATCGTACAACTACTTGGGCTTCGCTGAGGCCACTGGGAAATGCGCCGATGAAAGTATCGAGACTCTGAAAAAGTTCGGTTGCGCCAGTTGTAGTACTCGCCTCGAGCTTG GGAACATGCCGTATCACGATGAATTGGAGAAATTGACGGCCAGGTTTCTGGGGGTAGAGGATGCGATTGTTTTCGGAATGGGGTTCGCCACGAACGCTCTCAATCTGCCTTCGCTGTTGAGCAAGGGTTGTTTGGTGCtgagcgacgagaaaaatcaCGCCTCGTTGATCCTTGGATTGAGGTTGTCCGGTGCCACTATCAAAGTGTTCAAGCATAACA ATGTGAAGCATTTAGAGAGTTGCCTGAAAACAGCAATAGTTTCTGGCCAACCAGGTTGTGGGGAAGCTTGGAGAAAGATAGTGATCGTAGTAGAAGGCGTTTACTCCATGGAAGGTTCCATCGTACATTTACCGGACATTTTGCAGCTGAAGAAGAAGTACAAA GCATATGTTTATTTAGATGAAGCTCACAGTACTGGCGCGTTGGGCAAGCACGGAAGAGGTATTTGCGATTATTATAAGATCGATCCACGCGAAGTGGACATACTTATGGGAACATTTACAAAAAGTTTCGGATCTGCCGGTGGATATATCGCCGGGTCAAAG ACACTAATAAATCATTTAAGGATACACAGTCACGCGCATGCCTATGCAGCGGCCATGTCTGCGCCGATAGCACAGCAAATTATTACCTCGATGAAAATAATCTCTGGCGAGAATGGTACAGACGAGGGGAGGCGGAGAACGGAACAATTGGCAAGAAATACCAGGTACTTCAGGCGCAGACTCAACCAAATTGGAGTTATTATCCATGGGAACGAGGATTCGCCTGTCGTACCTATGCTAGTTTATTTGTTTTCTAAGATCGG TGTGGTTGTGCGAACCTTGACGACATGTAACATAGCGGTGGTGGGTGTTGGATTTCCAGCAACACCGCTGATGCAAGCCAGAATACGGTTCTGTCTATCCGCTGCGCACACGAAAGAGCAGCTGGATTAT GTGCTGTCACATATCGAAAGCCTCGCAGACTCTTCGGGCTTGAAGTACTCCCGTAAAGTGCGCGATCCAGCGCCCATCGAGTATTACACCGATGAAGAGACCGAATGA
- the Lace gene encoding serine palmitoyltransferase long chain base subunit isoform X2, with the protein MAARTATRRRLNNHEEKTSTGNGFHDGIVSNGHAGFQSNGRVQFPEKERKAESTEPRSKESFERVPFITAALTHLGFYILMILGFINHLFFTPKVAKEYNREGYAPLYEHFERFYLRYVYRRVRDCWNRPICSVPGATVTLKDRVTPDYGWTFRFTGTTTECVNLGSYNYLGFAEATGKCADESIETLKKFGCASCSTRLELGNMPYHDELEKLTARFLGVEDAIVFGMGFATNALNLPSLLSKGCLVLSDEKNHASLILGLRLSGATIKVFKHNNVKHLESCLKTAIVSGQPGCGEAWRKIVIVVEGVYSMEGSIVHLPDILQLKKKYKAYVYLDEAHSTGALGKHGRGICDYYKIDPREVDILMGTFTKSFGSAGGYIAGSKDTQSRACLCSGHVCADSTANYYLDENNLWREWYRRGEAENGTIGKKYQVLQAQTQPNWSYYPWERGFACRTYASLFVF; encoded by the exons ATGGCGGCGCGGACTGCCACTAGGAGAAGGCTGAATAACCACGAGGAGAAAACAAGTACCGGAAACGGCTTTCACGATGGCATCGTATCTAATGGGCATGCCGGTTTTCAAAGCAATGGACGTGTACAG TTtccagagaaagagaggaaagcgGAGTCGACGGAGCCGAGGTCGAAGGAATCGTTCGAGAGGGTACCGTTCATCACAGCAGCACTGACTCACCTCGGTTTCTATATCCTCATGATTCTGGGCTTCATAAATCACTTGTTTTTCACGCCCAAAGTCGCGAAAGAGTACAACAGAGAG GGTTACGCGCCGCTCTACGAGCATTTCGAGAGGTTCTATCTTCGCTACGTGTACAGGAGAGTGAGGGATTGCTGGAACAGGCCGATATGCTCTGTTCCAGGTGCCACTGTCACGCTTAAGGATAGGGTAACGCCAGATTACGGATGGACGTTTCG GTTTACTGGAACGACCACGGAATGCGTGAATTTAGGATCGTACAACTACTTGGGCTTCGCTGAGGCCACTGGGAAATGCGCCGATGAAAGTATCGAGACTCTGAAAAAGTTCGGTTGCGCCAGTTGTAGTACTCGCCTCGAGCTTG GGAACATGCCGTATCACGATGAATTGGAGAAATTGACGGCCAGGTTTCTGGGGGTAGAGGATGCGATTGTTTTCGGAATGGGGTTCGCCACGAACGCTCTCAATCTGCCTTCGCTGTTGAGCAAGGGTTGTTTGGTGCtgagcgacgagaaaaatcaCGCCTCGTTGATCCTTGGATTGAGGTTGTCCGGTGCCACTATCAAAGTGTTCAAGCATAACA ATGTGAAGCATTTAGAGAGTTGCCTGAAAACAGCAATAGTTTCTGGCCAACCAGGTTGTGGGGAAGCTTGGAGAAAGATAGTGATCGTAGTAGAAGGCGTTTACTCCATGGAAGGTTCCATCGTACATTTACCGGACATTTTGCAGCTGAAGAAGAAGTACAAA GCATATGTTTATTTAGATGAAGCTCACAGTACTGGCGCGTTGGGCAAGCACGGAAGAGGTATTTGCGATTATTATAAGATCGATCCACGCGAAGTGGACATACTTATGGGAACATTTACAAAAAGTTTCGGATCTGCCGGTGGATATATCGCCGGGTCAAAG GATACACAGTCACGCGCATGCCTATGCAGCGGCCATGTCTGCGCCGATAGCACAGCAAATTATTACCTCGATGAAAATAATCTCTGGCGAGAATGGTACAGACGAGGGGAGGCGGAGAACGGAACAATTGGCAAGAAATACCAGGTACTTCAGGCGCAGACTCAACCAAATTGGAGTTATTATCCATGGGAACGAGGATTCGCCTGTCGTACCTATGCTAGTTTATTTGTTTTCTAA
- the LOC143376206 gene encoding gem-associated protein 6 — MDEDSRFSHKIYKSDPLLFKTYVGMEVNIVTEDGTATSGVVYTVDPVSESVVLLQNCEQKRLQIIFGHAIKKIEILSDKPCDLPELFMNAPTNLLQSTLEERKRIVIKMLQENRFPVKEEKGILTIEDVLSIKPPYEPNDCVCANSIILGRIQNLLSGMQT; from the exons ATGGATGAAGATTCCCGTTTCTCCCATAAGATTTATAAAAGTGATCCGTTATTGTTCAAAACCTACGTTGGCATGGAAGTGAACATTGTGACGGAGGACGGTACTGCGACTTCTGGTGTCGTTTACACCGTTGACCCTGTATCAGAGAG TGTCGTATTGCTACAGAACTGTGAACAAAAGCGTTTGCAAATTATCTTCGGTCATGCGATAAAAAAGATAGAGATCCTCTCGGACAAACCGTGCGATTTGCCGGAATTGTTTATGAACGCGCCGACGAATCTTCTTCAGTCGACGTTAGAGGAGCGAAAGAGAATCGTGATAAAGATGCTCCAAGAAAATCGGTTCCCCGTAAAAGAGGAGAAAGGTATTTTAACGATCGAGGACGTACTTTCCATAAAGCCACCGTACGAGCCAAACGATTGTGTCTGTGCAAACAGCATTATTTTAGGTAGAATTCAAAATCTATTATCTGGTATGCAAACCTGA